A portion of the Phormidium ambiguum IAM M-71 genome contains these proteins:
- a CDS encoding DMT family transporter, which produces MSLHQSSGNWRLGLALSLLTVFLWGVLPIALTVALQGLDAYTVTWFRFLVSFVLLGVYLSARKQLPSGEKLLSLPKGLFLTAVIFLALNYILYLLGLSYTTPANAQVLIQLAPVLMGLGGIYIFKERYTLIQWIGLAGLTLGFVLFFNEQLKTLITSQGKYLFGSGLIIIAAITWAIYGLAQKQLLQQLSSANIMLLIYGSCALIFAPFANPQPILSLNLLQFSMLLFCALNTIVAYGAFAESLEHWEASRVSAVLAAAPIVTLASVWAVALLFPQWIFTNNLTILGVLGAILVVVGSMTIALGKKS; this is translated from the coding sequence ATGTCACTTCATCAAAGTTCTGGTAACTGGCGCTTGGGGCTGGCGCTATCATTATTAACTGTTTTCCTCTGGGGTGTTTTACCCATAGCCCTAACTGTGGCTTTACAAGGACTTGATGCCTATACTGTCACTTGGTTTCGTTTCCTAGTATCTTTTGTGTTATTAGGAGTGTATTTATCAGCAAGAAAGCAATTACCATCAGGGGAAAAATTGCTGTCCCTTCCTAAAGGATTGTTTTTAACTGCCGTTATTTTTTTGGCGCTTAATTACATTCTTTATCTATTAGGCTTAAGTTACACAACTCCAGCAAATGCTCAAGTTTTAATTCAACTTGCCCCTGTATTAATGGGATTAGGGGGAATCTACATTTTTAAAGAACGTTATACCCTAATTCAATGGATAGGTTTAGCCGGATTAACTTTGGGTTTTGTGCTGTTTTTTAACGAACAATTAAAGACTTTGATTACATCTCAAGGTAAATATTTGTTTGGTTCTGGTTTAATCATTATAGCGGCAATAACTTGGGCAATTTACGGATTAGCACAAAAGCAACTTTTACAACAGCTATCTTCTGCAAATATTATGTTATTAATTTACGGTAGCTGTGCTTTAATATTTGCCCCTTTTGCTAATCCTCAACCGATACTTTCGCTGAATTTATTGCAGTTTTCTATGCTGCTATTTTGTGCTTTGAATACTATTGTTGCTTATGGTGCTTTTGCGGAATCATTAGAACATTGGGAAGCTTCAAGGGTGAGTGCGGTGTTAGCTGCTGCACCAATTGTTACTTTAGCCTCTGTTTGGGCAGTAGCACTATTATTTCCGCAATGGATTTTTACCAATAATCTGACAATTTTAGGAGTTTTAGGAGCAATTTTAGTAGTGGTTGGTTCAATGACTATTGCTTTAGGAAAAAAAAGTTAG
- the ligA gene encoding NAD-dependent DNA ligase LigA, translating to MSLLTPEVKQRVEQLRQKLQEASYAYYALDNPIMEDAVYDRLYRELQDLETQYPEVITPDSPTQRVGERPASQFTSVRHNIGLYSLENAFNIEEFAAWQERWRRYAKEQETRKESFEYVCELKIDGSALALTYENGILVRGATRGDGVTGEDITQNVKTIRSIPLKLNLENPPLRVEVRGEAFLALDTFKQINHEREKAGDTLFANPRNAAAGTLRQLDSRIVAKRRLDFFAYTLHIPGKDDAEITQTQWESLELLQKMGFRVNPNRQLCPTLEDVANYYNYWDTERLNLPYMTDGVVAKLNSLKLQEQLGFTQKFPRWAVALKYAAEEAPTRVEAISINVGRTGALTPLAELTPVQLAGTTVSRATLHNIDYVRSLDIRVGDTVIVHKAGEIIPEVVKVLTELRPPNTKPFEMPTCCPVCSQPVVKLPDEAVTRCVNASCAAILKGALVHWGSRDALDINGLGEKLVHQMVEKNLVHSVADLYDLTSEKLMTLDRMGQKSATKLIAAISQSKTQPWARVLYGLGIRLVGSVNAQTLTQKFTSVEQLESASATSIEAVYGIGAEIAQSVFQWFRVPANQNLIERLKAAKLQLTNEEFAATPTNQSHKFNGKTFVLTGTLPTLKRDEAKDLIQKAGGKVTNSVSSKTDFVIVGDDAGSKLQKAEELGITQLSEAEFLQMLENS from the coding sequence GTGTCATTATTAACGCCGGAAGTCAAGCAGCGAGTTGAACAATTACGGCAAAAGCTTCAGGAAGCAAGCTATGCCTATTATGCTCTCGATAATCCAATTATGGAGGATGCCGTATACGATCGCCTATACCGGGAATTGCAAGACTTAGAAACCCAATATCCAGAAGTAATTACACCGGATAGCCCAACGCAGCGAGTTGGTGAACGTCCCGCCTCTCAGTTTACCTCAGTGCGGCACAATATTGGGCTCTACAGCTTGGAAAATGCTTTTAATATAGAAGAGTTTGCCGCTTGGCAGGAACGCTGGCGGCGTTATGCGAAAGAACAAGAAACAAGAAAAGAATCTTTTGAGTATGTTTGTGAATTGAAAATTGATGGTTCAGCTTTGGCGCTAACTTATGAAAATGGAATATTAGTAAGAGGTGCGACTAGAGGTGATGGTGTAACTGGAGAAGATATCACCCAAAACGTCAAAACCATTCGTTCTATTCCCCTAAAATTAAACTTAGAAAATCCCCCTTTGCGCGTCGAAGTAAGAGGAGAAGCATTCCTAGCATTAGATACATTTAAACAAATTAATCACGAACGAGAAAAAGCCGGAGATACATTATTTGCTAATCCTCGTAATGCGGCGGCGGGAACTTTGCGCCAATTAGACTCACGTATTGTTGCTAAACGTAGATTAGATTTCTTTGCTTATACTCTACATATTCCCGGAAAAGATGATGCAGAAATTACCCAAACGCAATGGGAATCTTTGGAATTGTTGCAAAAAATGGGTTTTCGCGTTAATCCCAATCGCCAACTTTGCCCAACTTTAGAAGATGTCGCCAATTACTATAATTATTGGGATACCGAAAGGTTAAATTTGCCCTACATGACTGACGGAGTAGTGGCAAAATTAAACTCTTTAAAACTGCAAGAACAACTCGGTTTTACGCAAAAATTTCCTCGATGGGCGGTGGCATTAAAATATGCAGCAGAAGAAGCGCCAACTCGCGTCGAAGCTATTAGTATAAACGTGGGAAGAACGGGCGCACTTACACCTTTAGCGGAACTGACTCCGGTACAATTGGCGGGAACGACGGTTTCACGGGCTACACTGCATAATATTGATTATGTGCGATCGCTCGACATTCGTGTAGGCGACACCGTAATTGTTCACAAAGCTGGCGAAATTATCCCCGAAGTTGTCAAAGTTTTAACCGAACTTCGCCCCCCCAATACTAAACCTTTTGAAATGCCAACTTGTTGCCCAGTTTGTAGTCAACCTGTGGTAAAGTTACCCGATGAAGCTGTTACTCGTTGCGTTAATGCTTCCTGTGCCGCAATTTTAAAAGGCGCATTGGTACATTGGGGAAGTCGTGACGCTTTAGATATTAACGGATTAGGGGAAAAACTAGTGCATCAAATGGTAGAAAAAAACCTGGTGCATTCAGTCGCAGATTTGTATGATTTAACCTCAGAAAAACTAATGACTTTAGACAGAATGGGGCAAAAATCAGCTACTAAGTTAATCGCCGCAATTAGTCAATCAAAAACTCAACCTTGGGCAAGAGTATTATATGGTTTAGGCATTCGTTTAGTCGGAAGTGTCAACGCCCAAACTTTAACCCAAAAATTTACCAGCGTAGAACAGTTAGAATCAGCTTCAGCAACATCAATTGAAGCAGTTTATGGTATTGGCGCTGAAATTGCTCAAAGTGTTTTTCAATGGTTTCGCGTTCCCGCCAATCAAAATTTAATCGAAAGATTAAAAGCAGCAAAATTACAACTTACTAATGAAGAATTTGCAGCAACTCCAACCAATCAAAGTCACAAATTCAACGGCAAAACTTTTGTGCTTACTGGAACTTTGCCCACCTTAAAGCGTGATGAAGCTAAAGATTTAATTCAAAAAGCTGGAGGTAAAGTTACCAATTCAGTGAGTTCCAAAACAGATTTTGTAATTGTGGGTGACGATGCAGGTTCTAAATTACAAAAAGCGGAAGAATTAGGAATCACCCAATTGTCGGAAGCAGAATTTTTGCAAATGTTAGAAAATAGTTAA
- a CDS encoding PEP-CTERM sorting domain-containing protein (PEP-CTERM proteins occur, often in large numbers, in the proteomes of bacteria that also encode an exosortase, a predicted intramembrane cysteine proteinase. The presence of a PEP-CTERM domain at a protein's C-terminus predicts cleavage within the sorting domain, followed by covalent anchoring to some some component of the (usually Gram-negative) cell surface. Many PEP-CTERM proteins exhibit an unusual sequence composition that includes large numbers of potential glycosylation sites. Expression of one such protein has been shown restore the ability of a bacterium to form floc, a type of biofilm.), whose translation MSSATVVKIFSLTVHAIGVVSLSLVLGTTPSRAAIINGNFDTNLDGWTLLGDVGNQNSQALLKTDAVNDNYAALEQFLEFTPGALDNVGNGQVFEGSALKQTITAQAGEVLTFDWNFLTNEPGQSTDFNDFAFFTINGTPVKLGDTFSSFSTSVAPFERETGFKSKSYSFLTSGTYTLGFGVVDVNDPGNNSGLLIDNVVLSKPSDSVPEPSTVLGILVLGSLGTIRRLFRQ comes from the coding sequence TCTTCTGCCACTGTTGTCAAAATTTTCAGTTTAACTGTTCACGCCATTGGTGTAGTTAGTTTATCCCTTGTTCTGGGTACTACTCCTTCCCGCGCCGCCATCATCAACGGTAATTTTGATACGAATTTGGATGGATGGACTTTGTTAGGTGATGTAGGAAATCAAAATTCGCAGGCATTGCTAAAAACTGATGCTGTAAACGATAACTATGCGGCACTCGAACAATTTTTAGAATTCACCCCTGGAGCACTTGATAATGTGGGGAATGGGCAAGTGTTTGAAGGTTCTGCTCTTAAGCAAACAATTACAGCCCAAGCGGGAGAAGTTTTGACTTTTGACTGGAATTTTTTAACAAATGAACCAGGGCAAAGTACTGATTTTAATGATTTTGCATTCTTTACAATCAATGGGACTCCAGTTAAACTAGGCGATACTTTCTCCAGTTTTTCTACTTCTGTTGCACCGTTTGAAAGAGAAACTGGATTTAAATCAAAATCCTATAGTTTTCTAACTTCTGGTACTTACACTTTAGGTTTCGGGGTTGTGGATGTAAACGATCCAGGTAACAATTCGGGATTATTAATTGATAATGTTGTCTTGTCTAAACCTTCGGATTCCGTCCCTGAACCCTCTACGGTATTGGGAATTTTAGTGCTTGGTTCTTTGGGTACTATTCGGCGGTTGTTCCGTCAGTAA